A window of Hymenobacter aerilatus contains these coding sequences:
- a CDS encoding SusC/RagA family TonB-linked outer membrane protein codes for MMNLNSTVSPWKRSLLLPVALCCTVAATAQQARTVSGRVTDTAGEALPGVTVLAKGTQVGTVTDASGNYSLQVPAEATTLVVSYLGFHTQELPLNGRTSLDVKLAPDTKALEEVVVVGYGTQKKVNLTGAVDQVTSEVLQNRSVPNLTQGLQGVLPNLNLVPGDGKPTQSPAYNIRGTTSIGQGGNALVLIDGVEGDPSRLNPNDVATVSVLKDASAAAIYGARGAFGVVLITTKNPAKDRTSITYSFNQAIKSPTAVPDFVTDGYQFAKMFNEGWSAWNDYSQTPQNINKTVRFSPEYLAELKRRSEDPTLPKVEVGANGEYVYYANTDWYKELYKKRTSSSEHNVSVSGSSGKASFYATGRYFGQDGLFRYNSDDYRMYNFRVKGALDLFPWLRVENNADYSNMTYHNPLNVGEGGGIWRNIADEGHTVAPMFNPDGTLTYSAAYTVGDFWYGKNGIDFDERVFRNTTSFNSRFFDNKFHVNGNFTIRNTDNDRTQTRVPVPYSRKPGVIEYVGTNTNDLQRSFGQTRYLATNLYAEYETNFTPAHYFKALLGYNYEQSTYRGLQTQRNGLIYPDAQDINLALGQAITTGGGWDRWNISGGFYRLNYSFKDRYLLEASGRYDGSSKFPENERFAYFPSFSAGWRISNEPFWKVSPNLISELKIRGSYGALGNGNINSYAFQEQFSIAQSGRVLNGVRPQYTGQPNVVPNGLTWETSTTSDLGLDLSMLRNRLTLNADGYIRNTTDMFTVGPTLPAVFGTDIPKGNYADLRTKGWEVALNWRDQANVGNSPLAYGLRLTLADYKAHITKYNNIDKRLNDYYEGQRLGEIWGYTTDGLFVSQDQISSSPSQALFRASTSGQLLPGDIKFADLNGDGVINNGDNTVTNPGDRRVIGNSLPRYTYGVMADASWHNFFFSAFFQGVGHQDWYPGAEAGTFWGQYNRPYGKVPKSQLGNIWSEENPDAYFPRYRGYVSQNGAGELTQVQTRYLINAAYIRLKNIQLGYNLPTSLIGRARLSAARVYVSGENLWAWSPLYKITRDLDVESIGRSDQVLTSSNSGNGNNYPILKSVILGLSVTF; via the coding sequence ATGATGAACTTAAACTCTACTGTTTCTCCCTGGAAACGTAGTTTGCTGCTGCCTGTGGCACTGTGTTGCACTGTGGCCGCTACGGCCCAACAGGCACGCACCGTGAGCGGCCGCGTGACCGACACCGCCGGCGAGGCCCTACCCGGCGTGACGGTACTTGCCAAGGGCACCCAGGTAGGCACCGTGACCGACGCCTCTGGCAACTACTCGCTGCAAGTGCCCGCCGAAGCTACCACGTTGGTAGTGTCGTACTTAGGCTTTCATACGCAGGAGCTACCGCTGAATGGCCGCACGAGCCTCGATGTGAAGCTGGCGCCCGATACCAAGGCGCTAGAAGAGGTAGTGGTGGTGGGCTACGGCACCCAAAAGAAGGTGAACCTGACCGGCGCCGTAGACCAGGTGACGTCGGAAGTGCTGCAAAATCGCTCGGTGCCTAACCTCACGCAGGGCTTGCAGGGCGTGTTGCCTAACCTGAACCTGGTGCCCGGCGATGGCAAACCCACGCAGTCGCCGGCCTACAACATCCGGGGTACCACGTCGATTGGGCAAGGGGGCAATGCGCTGGTACTGATTGACGGCGTGGAGGGTGACCCCAGCCGTTTGAATCCCAACGACGTAGCCACGGTATCGGTGCTGAAGGATGCCTCGGCCGCCGCTATTTACGGGGCTCGTGGTGCCTTTGGCGTGGTGCTGATTACGACCAAAAACCCCGCGAAAGACCGCACCAGCATCACGTATTCGTTCAATCAGGCCATCAAGAGCCCCACGGCGGTACCGGACTTCGTGACCGACGGCTACCAGTTTGCCAAGATGTTCAACGAGGGCTGGTCGGCGTGGAACGACTACTCTCAGACGCCGCAGAACATCAACAAAACGGTGCGGTTCTCGCCGGAGTATTTGGCTGAGCTGAAGCGCCGCTCCGAAGACCCTACCCTCCCGAAAGTGGAGGTAGGCGCCAACGGCGAGTACGTGTACTACGCCAACACCGACTGGTATAAGGAGCTGTATAAGAAGCGCACCAGCTCCTCGGAGCACAACGTATCGGTGTCGGGGAGCAGCGGCAAGGCCAGCTTCTACGCCACGGGCCGCTACTTCGGGCAGGATGGGCTATTCCGTTATAATTCTGACGATTACCGGATGTACAACTTCCGGGTGAAGGGCGCGCTGGACCTGTTTCCGTGGCTGCGCGTGGAAAACAACGCCGACTACTCCAACATGACCTACCACAACCCACTGAACGTGGGTGAGGGCGGCGGCATTTGGCGCAACATTGCCGACGAGGGCCACACCGTGGCACCTATGTTCAACCCCGACGGCACGCTCACCTACTCGGCGGCCTACACGGTGGGCGACTTCTGGTACGGCAAAAACGGCATTGACTTCGATGAAAGGGTGTTTCGGAACACCACGTCGTTTAACTCGCGGTTTTTCGATAACAAGTTTCACGTCAACGGCAACTTCACCATTCGCAACACCGACAACGACCGCACCCAAACGCGCGTGCCGGTGCCGTATAGCCGCAAGCCCGGCGTGATTGAGTACGTGGGCACCAACACCAACGATTTGCAGCGCTCCTTTGGGCAGACGCGCTACCTGGCCACCAACCTCTACGCCGAGTACGAAACCAACTTCACGCCGGCGCACTACTTCAAGGCGCTGCTGGGCTATAACTACGAGCAGTCGACGTACCGCGGCCTGCAAACCCAGCGCAACGGCCTCATCTATCCCGATGCGCAGGACATCAACCTAGCACTGGGCCAAGCCATTACCACGGGCGGCGGCTGGGATCGGTGGAACATCTCGGGTGGTTTCTACCGCCTGAACTACTCTTTCAAGGACCGTTACCTGCTGGAAGCCAGCGGCCGCTACGACGGCTCCTCGAAGTTCCCCGAGAACGAGCGGTTTGCCTACTTTCCGTCGTTCTCGGCGGGGTGGCGCATCTCCAACGAGCCATTCTGGAAAGTGTCGCCCAACCTGATTTCGGAGTTGAAAATCCGGGGTTCGTACGGGGCACTGGGTAACGGTAATATCAACTCCTACGCCTTTCAGGAGCAGTTTAGCATTGCGCAGTCGGGTAGGGTGCTGAACGGGGTGCGGCCGCAGTATACCGGCCAACCCAACGTAGTGCCCAACGGCCTGACCTGGGAAACCTCCACTACCTCCGACCTGGGCCTGGACCTGAGCATGCTGCGCAATCGTCTGACGCTGAACGCCGACGGCTACATTCGCAACACCACCGACATGTTTACGGTAGGCCCTACCCTACCCGCCGTGTTTGGTACTGATATCCCGAAGGGCAACTACGCCGACCTGCGCACCAAAGGCTGGGAGGTGGCCCTGAACTGGCGCGACCAAGCCAACGTGGGCAACAGCCCGCTGGCTTACGGCCTGCGCCTCACGCTGGCCGACTACAAGGCCCACATCACCAAGTACAACAACATTGATAAGCGCCTGAACGACTACTACGAGGGTCAGCGCTTGGGCGAAATCTGGGGCTATACCACCGATGGGCTGTTTGTGTCGCAGGATCAGATCAGCTCCTCGCCCTCGCAGGCCCTATTCCGGGCTTCCACCAGCGGCCAGCTGCTGCCCGGCGACATCAAATTTGCGGACTTGAACGGCGACGGCGTCATCAACAACGGCGACAACACCGTGACCAACCCCGGCGACCGGCGCGTAATCGGCAACTCCCTACCCCGCTACACCTACGGCGTGATGGCCGATGCCAGCTGGCACAACTTCTTCTTCTCGGCCTTCTTCCAGGGGGTAGGGCACCAGGACTGGTACCCCGGCGCGGAAGCGGGCACCTTCTGGGGCCAGTACAACCGGCCGTATGGCAAAGTACCGAAGTCACAGCTGGGCAACATCTGGTCGGAGGAAAACCCCGATGCCTACTTCCCGCGCTACCGCGGTTACGTGTCGCAGAACGGCGCCGGCGAGCTGACGCAGGTGCAAACGCGCTATCTCATCAACGCCGCCTATATCCGTCTGAAAAACATTCAGTTGGGCTACAACCTACCTACCTCGCTCATTGGCCGCGCCCGGCTGTCAGCGGCGCGCGTGTACGTATCGGGAGAGAACCTGTGGGCTTGGTCGCCGCTCTACAAAATCACCCGCGACTTGGACGTGGAGAGCATCGGCCGCTCCGACCAAGTGCTGACCTCCAGCAACAGCGGAAACGGCAACAACTACCCCATTCTTAAAAGCGTCATCCTGGGCTTGTCGGTGACATTTTAA